From the genome of Malus sylvestris chromosome 6, drMalSylv7.2, whole genome shotgun sequence, one region includes:
- the LOC126625855 gene encoding uncharacterized protein LOC126625855: MAGREVREYTNLTDPKDKKWGKGKDKIDDEDITFQRMVAKMQEVAGERGGYLHGRGALDSDDLLYLKEQMEAEEDAERLLRRTEKRAFAAFKKAASLADSSPASVPLSLRVEPKQRSGIRQQDLLKKVVEIKPKRQKVSSSSNCNQSHANLSGSSSIILKPENESGKDKVDALSSSNITEGEPRVETRAKSLLGLAYESSDNEED; this comes from the exons ATGGCAGGCAGAGAAGTTCGAGAGTACACCAATCTCACCGACCCAAAAg ATAAGAAGTGGGGGAAAGGGAAGGATAAGATCGACGACGAAGACATCACATTCCAACGCATGGTCGCCAAG atgcaagaggttGCAGGAGAACGCGGAGGATACCTTCATGGCCGAGGCG CCTTGGACAGTGATGACCTGCTATATCTCAAGGAGCAGATGGAAGCTGAGGAGGATGCAGAACGCCTCCTTCGTCGAACCGAGAAACGAGCATTTGCTGCATTTAAG AAAGCTGCAAGTCTTGCAGACTCCTCCCCGGCATCGGTTCCCTTGTCGCTCCGTGTCGAGCCCAAACAAAGAAGTGGGATCAG ACAACAGGATTTACTGAAGAAGGTGGTTGAGATCAAACCCAAGCGGCAGAAAGTTTCAAGTTCATCTAACTGTAATCAGTCGCACGCAAATTTGAGTGGTAGTTCTTCAATAATTCTTAAGCCTGAAAATGAGTCGGGGAAGGACAAAGTGGATGCCCTGTCATCATCAAACATAACAGAAGGCGAGCCTAGGGTGGAAACTA